From the genome of Vicia villosa cultivar HV-30 ecotype Madison, WI linkage group LG2, Vvil1.0, whole genome shotgun sequence, one region includes:
- the LOC131647029 gene encoding dehydration-responsive element-binding protein 1E-like — protein sequence MNIFESSFTELNYGTHQHSDTSSSSETSSSNHNNSETFLASERPKKRTGRRVFKETRHPMYRGVRKRNNNKWVCEMRVPNRNKCSKSRIWLGTYATPEMAARAHDVAALVLKGKSSACLNFADSAWRLRLPESNDAEEIRKAAIEAAELFAVDQDNNQCEVSVGDGVVIEQVPTEFDDMHDLLMSIANEPLRSPSPSITDYVANWFDIEIFDTQISSLWNFETQY from the coding sequence ATGAATATTTTTGAATCATCGTTTACCGAGTTGAACTACGGCACACACCAGCACTCTGATACATCTTCTTCGTCAGAAACAAGTTCCTCAAACCATAATAATTCAGAAACGTTTTTGGCATCTGAGAGACCAAAGAAGCGAACAGGTAGAAGAGTATTCAAGGAGACAAGACACCCTATGTACCGAGGAGTACGAAAGAGGAACAATAACAAGTGGGTTTGTGAGATGCGAGTTCCTAACCGTAACAAATGCAGCAAGTCAAGGATTTGGCTTGGAACATATGCTACACCAGAAATGGCTGCACGTGCACACGATGTTGCTGCACTCGTTCTTAAGGGGAAATCATCAGCTTGTCTTAATTTTGCTGATTCGGCGTGGCGGTTGAGGTTGCCGGAGTCCAATGATGCAGAGGAGATAAGGAAAGCTGCCATAGAAGCGGCTGAGTTGTTTGCTGTTGATCAGGACAACAACCAGTGTGAGGTTAGTGTTGGTGATGGAGTGGTCATTGAACAAGTTCCAACGGAATTCGACGACATGCATGATTTACTTATGAGTATTGCAAATGAGCCTTTACGTTCTCCTTCTCCTTCTATCACAGATTATGTTGCTAACTGGTTTGACATTGAGATATTTGACACTCAAATTTCATCATTATGGAATTTCGAAACACAATATTAA
- the LOC131650307 gene encoding uncharacterized protein LOC131650307 — MVILWKKGSLCANYSFSGYGYVGINATRDGVCFNLVNMYAPCNMVLRRRLWAGLIDRRLKSGNEKWCLGGDFNEITSRVERLGFGGGFNLRGMKEFREFIESMGVVDIPCVGKFSWFKDNGKAMSRIDRFLVSESLIDDWGVLDQRIVVDWGPKPFRFNNAWINHKDFKEFICNEWAKLKIDGRGDFILFEKLKLLKAKIRIWNREVFGWIDLKVSEEPAKINVLDNLVVENFDGDIEPFVKARKEATCEFWNNLWNKLWLHDGDKNT; from the exons ATGGTGATTCTATGGAAAAAAGGTTCTCTATGTGCTAACTATAGCTTCTCCGGGTATGGGTATGTTGGTATTAATGCTACTCGGGATGGCGTTTGCTTCAATTTAGTAAACATGTATGCTCCTTGCAATATGGTTTTAAGGAGAAGATTGTGGGCTGGTTTGATTGACAGGAGGTTAAAAAGCGGGAATGAGAAGTGGTGTTTAGGAGGGGATTTCAACGAAATCACTAGTAGGGTCGAAAGACTAGGATTTGGAGGCGGATTCAATCTGAGAGGGATGAAGGAGTTTCGGGAATTCATTGAGAGCATGGGAGTGGTGGATATACCGTGTGTAGGTAAGTTCTCTTGGTTTAAAGATAACGGAAAGGCAATGAGTAGAATCGATAGATTCTTAGTCTCAGAATCCTTGATTGATGATTGGGGTGTTCTTGACCAAAGGATTG TCGTCGATTGGGGACCTAAACCGTTTAGATTTAACAACGCGTGGATAAATCATAAGGACTTTAAGGAGTTCATTTGCAATGAATGGGCTAAGTTGAAGATTGATGGTAGAGGAGACTTTATCTTGTTTGAGAAACTCAAACTTTTGAAGGCAAAGATTAGAATTTGGAACCGGGAGGTGTTTGGTTGGATCGACCTTAAAGTTAGTGAAGAACCGGCAAAGATCAACGTTTTGGACAATTTGGTGGTGGAAAATTTTGATGGTGACATTGAACCTTTTGTGAAAGCTAGAAAAGAGGCCACTTGCGAGTTTTGGAATAATCTTTGGAATAAACTTTGGTTACATGATGGTGATAAGAACACGTGA